A window of the Pogona vitticeps strain Pit_001003342236 chromosome 4, PviZW2.1, whole genome shotgun sequence genome harbors these coding sequences:
- the UBXN2B gene encoding UBX domain-containing protein 2B isoform X1, whose protein sequence is MADDGEDEKNEAAAESTGALRREKGARGTGRPPTVRDLQLALAGLYEDEMKRQPPHSEKAAARVASHPRLPVQRSLKKTERSMSDDKDNQRFYSGDSDYRIVGPSKNITPSKIVDELFKEAREHGAVPLDEVPRASGDCHKAKSFSGGGYRLGDSTWKRSEYIYEDNQYGQDVQILLKLWRNGFSLDDGELRPYTDPANAQFLESVKRGEIPAELQRLVHGGHINLDMEDHQEQEYVRPRLKFKAFSGEGQKLGSLTPEIVSTPSSPEEEEKSFLDGPVVIDDSIPTTKIQIRLADGSRLIQRFNQTHRIIDIRNFIIWSRPWLATTDFVLLTTFPHKELTDESLTLQESDILNTVILQQLK, encoded by the exons ATGGCGGACGACGGAGAAGATGAGAAGAATGAGGCGGCGGCGGAGAGTACAGGCGCGCTGCGTCGAGAGAAAGGAGCCCGTGGGACTGGCCGGCCTCCCACCGTTCGGGACCTACAG TTGGCACTGGCTGGATTGTATGAAGATGAAATGAAGAGACAACCACCTCATTCTGAAAAAGCAGCAGCTAGAGTAGCCAGTCATCCAAGATTACCAGTGCAAAG GAGCTTGAAAAAAACCGAAAGAAGTATGAGTGATGATAAAGATAACCAAAG attttacTCAGGTGATTCAGATTACAGAATTGTTGGACCATCTAAAAACATAACTCCCAGCAAAATTGTTGATGAGCTTTTCAAAGAAGCAAGAGAACATGGGGCAGTCCCTTTAGATGAAGTACCAAGAGCCTCTGGAGATTGTCATAAAGCTAAA tcATTTTCTGGTGGTGGATACAGATTAGGAGACTCAACTTGGAAGCGCTCAGAATATATATATGAAGACAATCAGTATGGGCAAGAT GTGCAAATATTACTTAAACTTTGGAGAAATGGTTTCAGCTTAGATGATGGAGAATTGAGGCCATACACAGATCCAGCAAATGCTCAGTTTCTGGAGTCTGTTAAAAGAGG AGAGATTCCTGCAGAACTCCAAAGATTGGTACACGGAGGTCACATTAATTTGGACATGGAAGACCACCAGGAGCAGGAATATGTAAGGCCTAGATTGAAATTCAAAGCATTCAGTGGAGAAGGACAGAAACTTGgaag ccTTACTCCTGAGATTGTCAGTACGCCTTcttccccagaagaagaggagaaatctTTTCTTGATGGTCCTGTTGTGATAGATGACTCTATACCAACAACTAAAATTCAAATTAGGCTAGCAGATGGAAGTCGCTTAATACAAAGATTTAATCAAACACACAG GATTATAGATATTCGAAACTTTATTATCTGGTCTCGTCCTTGGCTTGCCACTACTGACTTTGTTCTGCTGACTACATTCCCACATAAAGAGCTTACAGATGAAAGCTTAACTCTGCAAGAATCAGATATACTGAATACTGTGATTCTTCAGCAGCTGAAGTAG
- the UBXN2B gene encoding UBX domain-containing protein 2B isoform X2: MADDGEDEKNEAAAESTGALRREKGARGTGRPPTVRDLQLALAGLYEDEMKRQPPHSEKAAARVASHPRLPVQRSLKKTERSMSDDKDNQRFYSGDSDYRIVGPSKNITPSKIVDELFKEAREHGAVPLDEVPRASGDCHKAKSFSGGGYRLGDSTWKRSEYIYEDNQYGQDVQILLKLWRNGFSLDDGELRPYTDPANAQFLESVKRGEIPAELQRLVHGGHINLDMEDHQEQEYVRPRLKFKAFSGEGQKLGSLTPEIVSTPSSPEEEEKSFLDGPVVIDDSIPTTKIQIRLADGSRLIQRFNQTHRSYQFRAGWITQCIR; encoded by the exons ATGGCGGACGACGGAGAAGATGAGAAGAATGAGGCGGCGGCGGAGAGTACAGGCGCGCTGCGTCGAGAGAAAGGAGCCCGTGGGACTGGCCGGCCTCCCACCGTTCGGGACCTACAG TTGGCACTGGCTGGATTGTATGAAGATGAAATGAAGAGACAACCACCTCATTCTGAAAAAGCAGCAGCTAGAGTAGCCAGTCATCCAAGATTACCAGTGCAAAG GAGCTTGAAAAAAACCGAAAGAAGTATGAGTGATGATAAAGATAACCAAAG attttacTCAGGTGATTCAGATTACAGAATTGTTGGACCATCTAAAAACATAACTCCCAGCAAAATTGTTGATGAGCTTTTCAAAGAAGCAAGAGAACATGGGGCAGTCCCTTTAGATGAAGTACCAAGAGCCTCTGGAGATTGTCATAAAGCTAAA tcATTTTCTGGTGGTGGATACAGATTAGGAGACTCAACTTGGAAGCGCTCAGAATATATATATGAAGACAATCAGTATGGGCAAGAT GTGCAAATATTACTTAAACTTTGGAGAAATGGTTTCAGCTTAGATGATGGAGAATTGAGGCCATACACAGATCCAGCAAATGCTCAGTTTCTGGAGTCTGTTAAAAGAGG AGAGATTCCTGCAGAACTCCAAAGATTGGTACACGGAGGTCACATTAATTTGGACATGGAAGACCACCAGGAGCAGGAATATGTAAGGCCTAGATTGAAATTCAAAGCATTCAGTGGAGAAGGACAGAAACTTGgaag ccTTACTCCTGAGATTGTCAGTACGCCTTcttccccagaagaagaggagaaatctTTTCTTGATGGTCCTGTTGTGATAGATGACTCTATACCAACAACTAAAATTCAAATTAGGCTAGCAGATGGAAGTCGCTTAATACAAAGATTTAATCAAACACACAG GTCATATCAGttcagagctggctggataactcagtgcaTTAGGTAG
- the UBXN2B gene encoding UBX domain-containing protein 2B isoform X3: protein MKRQPPHSEKAAARVASHPRLPVQRSLKKTERSMSDDKDNQRFYSGDSDYRIVGPSKNITPSKIVDELFKEAREHGAVPLDEVPRASGDCHKAKSFSGGGYRLGDSTWKRSEYIYEDNQYGQDVQILLKLWRNGFSLDDGELRPYTDPANAQFLESVKRGEIPAELQRLVHGGHINLDMEDHQEQEYVRPRLKFKAFSGEGQKLGSLTPEIVSTPSSPEEEEKSFLDGPVVIDDSIPTTKIQIRLADGSRLIQRFNQTHRIIDIRNFIIWSRPWLATTDFVLLTTFPHKELTDESLTLQESDILNTVILQQLK from the exons ATGAAGAGACAACCACCTCATTCTGAAAAAGCAGCAGCTAGAGTAGCCAGTCATCCAAGATTACCAGTGCAAAG GAGCTTGAAAAAAACCGAAAGAAGTATGAGTGATGATAAAGATAACCAAAG attttacTCAGGTGATTCAGATTACAGAATTGTTGGACCATCTAAAAACATAACTCCCAGCAAAATTGTTGATGAGCTTTTCAAAGAAGCAAGAGAACATGGGGCAGTCCCTTTAGATGAAGTACCAAGAGCCTCTGGAGATTGTCATAAAGCTAAA tcATTTTCTGGTGGTGGATACAGATTAGGAGACTCAACTTGGAAGCGCTCAGAATATATATATGAAGACAATCAGTATGGGCAAGAT GTGCAAATATTACTTAAACTTTGGAGAAATGGTTTCAGCTTAGATGATGGAGAATTGAGGCCATACACAGATCCAGCAAATGCTCAGTTTCTGGAGTCTGTTAAAAGAGG AGAGATTCCTGCAGAACTCCAAAGATTGGTACACGGAGGTCACATTAATTTGGACATGGAAGACCACCAGGAGCAGGAATATGTAAGGCCTAGATTGAAATTCAAAGCATTCAGTGGAGAAGGACAGAAACTTGgaag ccTTACTCCTGAGATTGTCAGTACGCCTTcttccccagaagaagaggagaaatctTTTCTTGATGGTCCTGTTGTGATAGATGACTCTATACCAACAACTAAAATTCAAATTAGGCTAGCAGATGGAAGTCGCTTAATACAAAGATTTAATCAAACACACAG GATTATAGATATTCGAAACTTTATTATCTGGTCTCGTCCTTGGCTTGCCACTACTGACTTTGTTCTGCTGACTACATTCCCACATAAAGAGCTTACAGATGAAAGCTTAACTCTGCAAGAATCAGATATACTGAATACTGTGATTCTTCAGCAGCTGAAGTAG